The sequence CTCAGTTACACTCTATTCTATGTACTCTGCAAGACGAAGAAGCAGATGATATCACTCAAATTGCAGCTCTGACTAACCTCTGCGAAATTCTGGCTATGGCGTCTGAAGAGTTTCATGTGGATTCTTTTATTCCAATTTTAGTAAGGTATTTAAAGCAGCGGAGTCCTGAAATAAAACTATTGGCTACTAGAAGTTTAACATACATTTGTGATATTTTCCCCTGGTATTGCTCGAATGTTGTTTTCGAAGGTGCGATTCCAGTAATGTGTGAGCACTTGCTCACCTCATATTACTTGGATTTAGCAGAGGAGGTATGTTTATGCtttttaatttaaaagtttaaAGCAATTTTACATTTTATCTTTATTGTTTTGATGAGATTTAATGCTTAAAACCCTTTCAAAATTCAtgtttcattaatcaaaaactacCGCTATATATTTTCATGCAATGCAGTTTGTGTagtttcaaatttgagatatatatatattttattataacgGTGCCTTCCATTGCACTGCAGTCTGTACTGGCATTGGAGAAGATCTCTCGCAGGCGTGCATCTAACTGCCTTCGCGATGGTGCTTTTATGGCACTATTGTTAAATCTGGAAATTTTTTCTAGTGCTATTAAGGTAGTTTTCTAATCTAAGGCCTCTTAGTACATTTCTCTGAATTTTGAATTACATGTTGTGGctaacaaatttaaaattttacaGAAACATGCATTGTCAACTGCGGCAGAAATTAGCTTAGAGCTTTCACCATCTACCATTGGTTTGGTTATGGAAGAAGTTCCGATACTGTTGGGTGTTTTATCAGATCCTGATGCTAAGGTACCTTTTAAATTCTGATTTTCCACAGACTGTTAGATTATCTTTAGATTGCCATTATACACTGTAGTCTTGAACTCTGGGATCTGAAGATGTAGTCACTTTTATCTCTAGTTTCTCGTTTCATGCAGTGTTATGGGTCAATGTGGTATAGTTCTCTTAGTTCAAGATATTGTTATTTAGCTACTTGTTCAGTATTCACTTAATAATGGGAGTACTGTTTAATAAAAAATGTGCTGGATTTCAGATGGTAGAACATGCTTGTGTCTGTTTATCTCAAATAGCAAGAgctgcagctgcttctcaaaagaATTTAGAAGAGATTTCTAACTATGGCCTGGTAGCCAAAGCTATAAGTTTGATATCTGTCACCAACTCAATCAGTGGCCAGGCATCTCTTAGTTCACCAGGATTCATGGTATTTTTTTTCAGATTATTTGGATGACGGGCATTTGAATCCTAATGTGATTTTTTTAATTTGGAAGTGCTCAAATAACTCTTTTGGTTTGCTCCAGGCTGTGATTGGACTGCTTTCAACATGTGCAAGTGCTTCTGCTGTATTGACAGGACAAATGATTGAAATGGGCATCTCTAGCATCCTTAGGGATATTCTTACTGCTTCTGGCATTGTATCGCAGATGACAATTCCTCTGTTTTCAAACAATTCAACTAATCAGGTTCATTCTCCTCTTTTTAAAGATATTTGTTCCATGTTCAATTTGTATATTTGTTATTAGACTTCAGGACAGTTGTTAATTGACTCGACATTGTTTTTCCCACAGTTGCAGAAGATTGTCTCCTTTGTGAATGATCTTCTTCCATCGGTATCCAATGAGAAAATTTCATTTCCCACCAGTGATGAACgtgatgatagagataactccgcTAGAGAAAAGCTATTTCAAGAAAAACCTGAGCTTTTGGTGCAATTTGGAATGAATCTTTTTCCACTTATGATTCAGGTAACAATTACTATAAATTGAATCTAGTTTAGCATTAACATTACTTTGCGGTATATAATTGTCAATGCTTTTGCAGATATATGGTTCAAGCATCAATGTTCAAGTTAGCCGCCAATGTCTGAAAGTTATCAGCAAACTATTGTACCTCAGCACTCCGGAGATTTTGAAGCCATTATTCAAGGAAACCAACATATCAAGGTATATCTCACATGGTGCAGTCATTTTTTAAATGTTTACCTTCTGGCTTTTATATTTCAACACCCATAACTTACTTGTTTTTTCACATATCTGCAGATTTTTGGCGGGAATTTTATCAGGCAAAGATTTTGAAATTTCACTTGCAGCATTACAGATGGCGGAAATTTTAATTCAGGAACTTCCGGACATTATGTTCAATATGTTCATGAGAGAAGGTGTTTTTCATGCAGTGGGTACACTTATATCTACAGGGAGCACTGTCTCAGGAGAGGATAAAACTCATACAACATGGAATACATGGTCGGAAAGTGAAGAAGAAAGTGAAGCAAATCAAATAAAAGAAATTGTAAGTGCTCATGCAAAGCAATTTAAGGCTACATACTTTGTTTCAAATTCAGGGGCTAGAGCTACAAAAAGTTTTTGCAAGTTGATAAATCTTTGTAAGAAGTTAGATTGGGCCTTGTGTGATTTGATGGGTAAATCAAAGAAGGCCAAACAGAGTAGGGTTGTATATAATAGTCACTATGGTTTAAATGGCAAATTTGAAGGCAACGCCAAACAGGGTATGGGGATATCAAAACGAAAGGGTAAAAGAAGTTGTGCTGTCCCTGATAACAACGAAATACCATCAATCATTGCTAATATTCTGGCCGAACTATGCCAAGATGATGGCGTATCAACTTTTGAGTTTGTTAAAAGTGGCGTCGTGGTATCCTTACTAAATTATTTTGCAGGCAGGGACTTGAAAAGAGATAAGATGTTAAAAGCTGATTCCATTGGGCATCAGTTAGAAACAATGAAAAGACTCGAGACATTTGTTGATATCTCTCTTCCTCTGATTGTTCATGGAAAAGAAACTCCTTTGACTGTTTTAATTCGGAAGCTGCAGGATGCACTTTCCTCCGAAGATTTTCCTATACAATACAATAATGATCCTCTAAAAGTGCGGTTGTGTAGAGCACAAGAAGAAAGATCTCTGAGTAAACACCCTCGATATATTTTATATGTAGAGCCTTTGGCTAGGATCGCTGATATTGAAGATTATCTGTGTCGTAGATTGCAGATAAATAAAACTGAAACCACTTGTACTAGTAGCGTGGCTGAGCCTCGTACCCATGTAACAACTACAGAAGCTGCTGCAGAAGGAATATCCTCAGCAAGATCAAGGCCATCAACCACAACGGAAAATTCTACCAATTCTACACTATCGAAAGGAGGAGAATCAGTCTCAAGCAGTGTTACAACTGATTTCAATGACACACAAATAAGAATTGGGGCTTCAAGGGGAGATGCCTTAGAGAGAGAACCACAACTAAAACAAGAGCAAGGAGGATCTATTGATGAGGTATGCAAGAATGATTTTCCATGGTTTCAACTGACTCCTAGATTTATATAATTACATTTTGGTCATTATTTAGACGTAGAATGCCCATGAAAACTGTGAAAGTTTAAATAACAAGCTGCTGGCAACCTTCTTAAATGTTTTAATAAATCAAAGGTAACGGTACACAATATGATTGATGGATTAATACGCAGTACTTAATTTGTAAGAATAATATTAATGCTCGTGTTTAAGGATGCCAGTTTTTATTTGATGCTCCTGTGTTTAATGCTCTATTTAGTGCCCATTTGATGCACTTTTTGTTTCCAAAAGTAGGATCTTTATGCTGGTCCTGTTGAGCTTTGACAGATTATGGCTATGGATGAATCATGACAATGATTAGTAATATTTTGAAAATCTTGACATATCCTATTTGCAGAGAAAAATACGAGAATAGATGATAATGCAAATATGTTTAAAATATCTGTATATGGCTCTGATTATTGT is a genomic window of Cryptomeria japonica chromosome 7, Sugi_1.0, whole genome shotgun sequence containing:
- the LOC131049565 gene encoding E3 ubiquitin-protein ligase UPL3-like, producing the protein MEQDFLLGSSNSQLHSILCTLQDEEADDITQIAALTNLCEILAMASEEFHVDSFIPILVRYLKQRSPEIKLLATRSLTYICDIFPWYCSNVVFEGAIPVMCEHLLTSYYLDLAEESVLALEKISRRRASNCLRDGAFMALLLNLEIFSSAIKKHALSTAAEISLELSPSTIGLVMEEVPILLGVLSDPDAKMVEHACVCLSQIARAAAASQKNLEEISNYGLVAKAISLISVTNSISGQASLSSPGFMAVIGLLSTCASASAVLTGQMIEMGISSILRDILTASGIVSQMTIPLFSNNSTNQLQKIVSFVNDLLPSVSNEKISFPTSDERDDRDNSAREKLFQEKPELLVQFGMNLFPLMIQIYGSSINVQVSRQCLKVISKLLYLSTPEILKPLFKETNISRFLAGILSGKDFEISLAALQMAEILIQELPDIMFNMFMREGVFHAVGTLISTGSTVSGEDKTHTTWNTWSESEEESEANQIKEIVSAHAKQFKATYFVSNSGARATKSFCKLINLCKKLDWALCDLMGKSKKAKQSRVVYNSHYGLNGKFEGNAKQGMGISKRKGKRSCAVPDNNEIPSIIANILAELCQDDGVSTFEFVKSGVVVSLLNYFAGRDLKRDKMLKADSIGHQLETMKRLETFVDISLPLIVHGKETPLTVLIRKLQDALSSEDFPIQYNNDPLKVRLCRAQEERSLSKHPRYILYVEPLARIADIEDYLCRRLQINKTETTCTSSVAEPRTHVTTTEAAAEGISSARSRPSTTTENSTNSTLSKGGESVSSSVTTDFNDTQIRIGASRGDALEREPQLKQEQGGSIDEESLEEPTSVCVMDGANGVLLRDPADASGIEAVPTIRASSICSKGSSRSREHPTLNFFIAGKLLDRSSTVYEAIKKSVQVEGDDPSHSDSEWINESIQHKVHKIRYKKANTPRERNLSETHQMYARLMKLKNLPCIGKILQGTLPYNIGEKDSTNDILLLLQILHEINKLAPCLRANSLSDAFAKGRLKSIDELKANGPTVPQQEFFSGKLTPKLAYLLKDAEALATFGLPNWYNQLIENCPFLFPFEIRRQYFMLCASHKIPPDPYLRNNDAVRLPRLKVRVSRKHVLKAAAQVMHLCRGQKAALEIQYNNEVGSGLGPTLEFYTLISHELQRSKIGMWRTNAEESVQASLGLFPRPYSPHTESSDTEKFQVIENFTLLGFLMAKALQDGRLLDLPLSRAFYKLLLGNDLDLYDIKYFDIGLGTILQEMQALAARKQYLESMTDDKSKEISSLHYRGAKIENLCFDFTLPGFPDYPLKPGGSSIMVTIDNIDEYVSLAVDATIASGIMPQIEALRKGFNQVFPISTLQVFSEKELETLICGERDLWEAEMLCDHIKFDHGYTAQCPFALDFLEIVAAFTPKLQRAFLQFVTGSPNLPPGGLSALNPKLTVVRKNPTNLTDTLDMDLPSAMTCANYLKLPPYSTKETMRDKLVYAITEGQGSFDLS